From the genome of Argentina anserina chromosome 4, drPotAnse1.1, whole genome shotgun sequence, one region includes:
- the LOC126791830 gene encoding tetrapyrrole-binding protein, chloroplastic: MAATNTFNNLGRLNHHHHSTTHDIPPPPSTAATFFLEPSTFSPLSSHHHLHSLIISSTKTFSVSPTTSFSTSLSSSSSESDTFEQLQQHLAAQNFREADEETRRLLIVLAGEAAQKRGYVFFSEVQFIPEADLKAIDDLWRQHSNNRFGYSVQKRIFFDKVNQDFTNFFIRVGWMKKLDTEVDQYNYRAFPNEFIWELNDDTPEGHLPLTNALRGTQLLKCILNHPAFKNTEEKEERLLQAGMAAGEGNKAGGGLKGLMDASKPLNKRVLKSDYSF; the protein is encoded by the coding sequence ATGGCGGCCACCAACACTTTCAACAATCTTGGTCGActcaaccaccaccaccactctaCGACTCATGacattcctcctcctccttccacCGCCGCCACTTTCTTCCTTGAACCCTCAACCTTCTCCCCTCTCTCTTCCCACCACCACCTTCACTCCCTCATCATATCTTCCACCAAAACGTTCTCAGTCTCTCCCACTACCTCGTTTTCCACTagcctttcttcttcttcttccgaaTCCGACACCTTCGAACAACTACAGCAGCACCTCGCCGCCCAGAACTTCCGGGAAGCGGACGAAGAGACTCGCCGCCTCCTCATAGTCCTGGCCGGCGAGGCGGCCCAGAAGCGAGGCTACGTCTTCTTCTCTGAGGTCCAGTTCATCCCGGAAGCCGACCTGAAAGCCATTGACGACCTGTGGAGACAGCACAGCAACAACAGGTTCGGCTACTCCGTCCAGAAGAGGATATTCTTCGACAAGGTCAACCAGGACTTCACCAACTTCTTCATCAGAGTCGGGTGGATGAAGAAGCTCGACACCGAGGTCGATCAGTACAACTACAGAGCTTTCCCTAACGAGTTCATCTGGGAGCTCAACGACGACACACCCGAGGGTCATCTGCCATTGACGAACGCTCTGAGAGGCACCCAGTTGCTCAAATGCATTCTAAACCATCCCGCCTTCAAGAACactgaagaaaaagaagaacgaCTACTCCAAGCCGGCATGGCCGCCGGTGAAGGTAACAAAGCTGGAGGAGGGTTGAAAGGGTTAATGGATGCATCCAAACCTCTCAACAAGAGGGTGCTCAAATCAGACTACAGCTTTTGA